The following are encoded together in the Immundisolibacter sp. genome:
- a CDS encoding RNA methyltransferase, with amino-acid sequence MKALSNIRVVLVGTTHPGNIGAVARAMRTMALDRLYLVQPKFFPHEEASARAAGADLVLAQARVFDSLAEATADCTLVIGASARRRSIEAPPLDPRAGAALALQAARHGGVALVFGPEHSGLSNTDLDLCQQRVCIPSDPEFASLNLAAAVQVLTYELYQCVDSDMPAPAPTVAPATREDFERLFEHLEQTLRDLNFLLPNNPQRSMRRLRALVNRAAPDQNEMQILRGILTATGHAIAAAEAKSTPCH; translated from the coding sequence ATGAAGGCACTTTCCAATATTCGCGTAGTGCTGGTCGGCACCACTCACCCTGGCAACATCGGTGCGGTCGCGCGTGCCATGCGTACCATGGCGCTCGATCGCCTGTACCTCGTGCAACCGAAGTTTTTTCCGCACGAGGAAGCCAGTGCCCGCGCTGCCGGAGCCGACCTGGTGCTGGCACAAGCACGGGTGTTCGACAGTCTGGCCGAGGCTACCGCGGACTGCACCCTGGTGATCGGCGCCAGTGCCCGCCGCCGCTCCATAGAAGCGCCGCCGCTGGACCCGCGCGCCGGTGCGGCGCTGGCTCTACAGGCCGCCCGCCACGGCGGGGTGGCGCTGGTGTTCGGCCCCGAGCACTCGGGTCTGAGCAATACCGATCTGGACCTGTGCCAGCAACGGGTGTGCATTCCGAGCGACCCCGAGTTCGCCTCGCTGAACCTGGCGGCGGCGGTGCAGGTGCTCACTTACGAGCTATACCAGTGTGTTGACAGCGACATGCCGGCGCCCGCGCCGACCGTAGCGCCCGCGACGCGAGAGGATTTCGAGCGTCTGTTCGAGCACCTCGAGCAGACGCTGCGCGATCTGAATTTTCTGTTACCGAACAATCCGCAGCGTTCCATGCGACGCCTGCGAGCGCTTGTCAACCGAGCGGCACCGGACCAAAATGAAATGCAAATTCTGCGCGGCATCCTGACCGCCACCGGGCACGCCATCGCGGCGGCCGAAGCCAAGAGCACTCCCTGCCAT
- a CDS encoding inositol monophosphatase family protein, producing the protein MSGLTTIAVRAARSAGDFLLRTGERLHELRVEQKGPNDFVSDADREAERRIVEIIHRSYPDHAILGEEGGAQGDSTARWIIDPLDGTTNYLHAFPWFAVSIALEIQGRLEVGVIYDPTRNELFVAERGQGARLDDRRLRVSQHGKLAGAMIGTGFPFKSVDHLDAYTETFKAVSREGCAVRRAGSAALDLAYVAAGRFDGFWELGLEKWDIAAGVLLIQEAGGAVTDIRGGDRFMATGNVVGGNLRVHQALLDTIKSHLGDDLRA; encoded by the coding sequence ATGTCTGGACTGACCACCATCGCCGTGCGCGCCGCCCGCAGCGCGGGTGACTTTCTGTTGCGAACTGGCGAGCGCCTGCACGAGCTGCGCGTTGAACAGAAAGGGCCGAATGATTTTGTCAGCGACGCCGACCGCGAGGCCGAGCGGCGCATTGTCGAAATCATCCACCGCTCCTATCCAGACCACGCCATCCTGGGCGAGGAGGGCGGTGCCCAGGGCGATTCCACGGCGCGCTGGATCATCGATCCACTCGACGGCACTACCAACTACTTGCACGCCTTCCCCTGGTTTGCGGTGTCGATCGCCCTGGAAATCCAGGGCCGGCTGGAAGTCGGCGTCATTTATGACCCTACCCGTAACGAGCTGTTCGTCGCCGAGCGTGGGCAGGGCGCCCGGCTGGACGACCGCCGCCTGCGGGTCAGCCAGCACGGCAAGCTGGCCGGAGCCATGATCGGCACCGGTTTTCCGTTCAAGTCCGTGGATCACCTGGACGCATACACCGAGACCTTCAAGGCGGTATCGCGCGAAGGCTGCGCCGTGCGCCGCGCCGGTTCGGCGGCGCTTGATCTGGCGTATGTCGCGGCCGGTCGCTTCGACGGCTTCTGGGAACTCGGCCTCGAAAAATGGGACATCGCCGCCGGTGTACTGCTGATCCAGGAGGCCGGCGGTGCGGTTACCGACATTCGGGGAGGCGATCGGTTCATGGCTACCGGCAACGTGGTCGGTGGCAACCTGCGCGTACACCAGGCGCTGCTGGACACCATAAAGTCACATCTGGGTGACGATCTGCGGGCCTGA
- a CDS encoding GNAT family N-acetyltransferase, whose amino-acid sequence MAESINIEEPEHNLRLRPLQAKDYADIKEVMDRVYVGFGGAWPEKKFRSQLKVFPDGQICIEDHGKVVAAAFSVIVDYDKFGDQHTYDEITGDAYLTTHDPNGDVLYGVDVFVSPDYRGLRLGRRLYEARKELCRNLNLHAIVAGGRIPNYKNYSKEMTPQDYIERVKKKEIYDPILTFQLSNEFEVKQVLDAYLPEDKESKGYATLLQWHNLYYDPTKQPLFGARPTSARIGCVQWQMRTLKSVEELVQQVEYFVDALSDYQCDVALFPEFFNAPLMGVGHHTNSFDAIKALASYTDEIVEAISKLAVSYNINIIAGSMPVIEDDELLNVAFFCRRNGTLERQYKLHPTPHEKRAWIMQGGDGLRVFDTDFGRIGILICYDVEFPELARLQAEHGMQILFVPFWTDTKNGYLRVRCCAQARAIENECYVAIAGSVGNLPKVDNADIQYAQTAVFSPSDFAFPHDAIMAETTPNTEMTLIVDLDLEKLKELQNEGSVRNYLDRRRDLYRIEWLGAGGPVSVDVSKKNAQA is encoded by the coding sequence ATGGCTGAAAGTATCAACATCGAAGAGCCGGAACATAACCTGCGATTGCGCCCCTTGCAGGCAAAAGACTATGCCGACATAAAAGAGGTTATGGACCGAGTCTATGTCGGTTTTGGCGGCGCGTGGCCTGAAAAGAAGTTTCGCTCGCAACTGAAGGTATTCCCGGACGGGCAGATATGTATTGAGGATCACGGAAAAGTGGTTGCTGCCGCATTCTCCGTTATCGTGGACTATGACAAGTTCGGTGACCAGCATACCTACGACGAAATAACCGGCGACGCCTATCTCACCACACATGATCCGAATGGCGATGTCCTGTATGGCGTGGATGTCTTTGTTTCGCCCGATTATCGTGGTCTGCGCCTCGGCAGACGGCTCTACGAGGCACGCAAGGAACTGTGTCGCAACCTGAACCTGCATGCCATTGTCGCGGGTGGAAGAATTCCGAACTATAAAAATTATTCCAAGGAAATGACTCCACAGGACTACATTGAACGGGTCAAGAAGAAGGAAATTTACGACCCCATCCTCACATTCCAGCTTTCGAATGAGTTTGAAGTCAAGCAGGTGCTTGACGCGTATCTGCCCGAGGATAAGGAGTCCAAGGGCTATGCCACGCTGCTGCAATGGCACAACCTGTATTACGATCCGACGAAACAACCACTGTTTGGCGCGCGCCCGACGTCTGCGAGAATCGGTTGTGTACAGTGGCAAATGCGCACCCTGAAGTCGGTTGAGGAACTGGTGCAGCAGGTTGAGTACTTTGTCGATGCCCTGTCGGACTATCAATGCGATGTGGCGCTGTTCCCGGAATTTTTTAACGCGCCGCTAATGGGTGTAGGTCACCATACAAATTCGTTTGATGCGATAAAGGCGTTGGCTTCCTATACGGATGAAATTGTCGAGGCAATCTCGAAGCTCGCGGTTTCCTACAACATCAATATCATCGCGGGGTCCATGCCGGTTATCGAAGACGACGAATTGCTGAACGTTGCCTTCTTTTGCCGGCGTAATGGAACGCTGGAAAGACAGTACAAACTGCATCCAACGCCGCACGAGAAGCGCGCCTGGATCATGCAGGGTGGCGACGGCCTGCGGGTTTTCGATACCGACTTTGGGAGAATTGGCATCCTGATCTGCTACGACGTGGAATTCCCGGAACTGGCGCGGTTACAGGCAGAGCATGGGATGCAGATATTGTTTGTTCCGTTCTGGACTGACACCAAGAATGGTTATCTGCGGGTGCGCTGTTGCGCCCAGGCGCGGGCCATCGAAAATGAGTGTTATGTGGCAATTGCCGGCAGTGTCGGTAATTTGCCAAAAGTCGATAACGCCGACATTCAATACGCGCAAACGGCGGTGTTTTCGCCCTCGGATTTTGCCTTTCCGCACGACGCGATCATGGCCGAGACCACGCCGAACACCGAGATGACGCTCATCGTCGACCTGGATCTGGAAAAGCTCAAGGAGCTTCAGAATGAGGGATCGGTAAGGAACTACCTCGATCGACGCCGAGACTTGTACCGAATCGAATGGCTGGGGGCGGGCGGTCCGGTTAGCGTCGACGTGTCAAAGAAGAACGCGCAGGCCTAA
- a CDS encoding DUF4105 domain-containing protein, with protein MQWLEARMGGIPGLTERMKCPAFDGWTRSGSVSSLSIVFATGYLGNPASYYGHTLLKFNFGGDEGQTRLMDVSVNFGAILTKQDGPVTYIVKSLTRGYDAGFSHIHFYFHNHNYGDNELRDLWEYRLDLPHEAVNLIVAHAWEVLGKRYTYDFLKKNCAYRIAEIIEIVDGLKIIQKRSAWIIPQALIEELAVAEYRGRKLLSDVTYLPSRQSRFYARYLNLSAQETDSFRNLVNRREFFDGRQFQALQTSSRQLVLDAILDYYQFVANPLEMAPAETKEEYRKALSARYQEPPGSPELKPRQPRSPHLARPLGWSQVSWRHNTDTGNALSIRLRPAYYDVLDADSGHVRNASLVMGDLQLGLYKNRVRIDKFDLFGVDSANPGLTGLPGDKGTTWKIHVGAEQARLACQDCLVARVQGDYGYGRQWPRGLFGAVYVGSALQNPQAGQGVGYARTSMSFILHQSDQLGMKLGYEQRFPMAGKIGNYGVTSTEMRWAIAPDSDLRLSYEHDRAQQISVGLGIYW; from the coding sequence ATGCAGTGGCTGGAGGCCAGGATGGGAGGTATCCCAGGCCTGACAGAACGAATGAAATGCCCTGCGTTCGATGGGTGGACCCGATCAGGAAGCGTTTCTTCTCTCAGTATCGTTTTCGCTACGGGTTACTTGGGAAATCCGGCCTCTTACTACGGCCACACACTACTCAAATTCAATTTTGGGGGCGATGAAGGGCAAACACGACTGATGGATGTCAGCGTCAATTTCGGAGCGATACTGACAAAGCAGGATGGCCCCGTTACTTATATAGTAAAAAGCCTTACCAGAGGATATGACGCGGGCTTTAGTCACATCCATTTTTATTTCCACAACCACAATTACGGAGATAACGAATTACGGGACCTGTGGGAGTATAGGCTAGACCTTCCCCATGAAGCAGTAAATCTAATTGTTGCACATGCCTGGGAAGTGCTTGGAAAGCGATACACCTATGATTTTTTAAAAAAGAATTGTGCCTATCGGATAGCTGAGATAATTGAAATTGTCGATGGCTTGAAGATAATTCAAAAAAGATCAGCATGGATCATTCCTCAAGCCTTAATCGAGGAACTCGCCGTGGCAGAATATCGCGGTAGAAAACTATTGTCCGATGTGACCTATCTCCCATCCCGACAATCCCGATTCTACGCGAGGTACTTGAATCTCTCAGCGCAAGAAACCGATTCGTTCAGAAATTTGGTTAATCGGCGGGAATTCTTCGACGGACGGCAGTTTCAGGCGCTGCAAACATCATCCCGGCAGTTGGTGCTTGATGCAATTCTCGACTATTATCAGTTTGTTGCAAATCCTCTCGAAATGGCTCCGGCAGAAACTAAAGAGGAATACAGGAAGGCATTGTCAGCGCGCTATCAGGAACCACCTGGCTCGCCAGAACTCAAGCCTCGACAGCCACGGTCTCCGCACCTCGCGCGTCCCTTGGGCTGGAGTCAAGTTTCATGGCGGCACAACACCGATACTGGAAACGCATTGTCAATCCGACTCAGGCCAGCCTACTACGACGTTCTAGACGCAGATAGCGGACATGTGCGCAATGCCTCTCTTGTTATGGGTGACCTACAGCTTGGCCTTTATAAGAATCGGGTCCGTATTGATAAATTCGACCTGTTTGGCGTGGACAGCGCGAACCCTGGACTAACCGGCCTACCAGGAGACAAAGGAACCACATGGAAAATACACGTGGGCGCCGAGCAGGCGAGACTGGCCTGTCAAGACTGCCTGGTGGCTCGTGTGCAAGGCGATTACGGTTACGGGCGACAGTGGCCGAGAGGGCTATTTGGCGCTGTTTACGTGGGAAGTGCGCTTCAGAATCCTCAGGCTGGTCAGGGAGTTGGCTATGCTCGAACATCAATGAGCTTCATTCTTCATCAAAGCGACCAACTTGGAATGAAGCTAGGCTACGAACAACGGTTTCCAATGGCCGGTAAGATCGGAAACTACGGAGTGACCAGCACTGAAATGCGCTGGGCCATTGCCCCCGATAGTGACTTGCGTTTGAGCTACGAACACGATCGAGCGCAGCAAATCAGTGTCGGCCTCGGAATATATTGGTAG